One Peromyscus maniculatus bairdii isolate BWxNUB_F1_BW_parent chromosome 14, HU_Pman_BW_mat_3.1, whole genome shotgun sequence genomic window carries:
- the LOC121822414 gene encoding ribosomal oxygenase 1 translates to MDGLRNSAALLPRRGRGRRRRQPQLRGGSVLALPLRPRKIRRPRRSAASRVAALRARALPSEASDAKVEPAAGERETSRSAEPPRPVPVPVRPGPASAAAPPRRVEGRRAALSRPPERPWDSPLQQVLAELDGIPSSRRRAARLFEWLLAPMPPDHFYRRLWEREAVLVRRQDPSYYEGLFSTADLDSMLRSEDVHFGQHLDAARYVGGRRETLNPPGRALPAAAWSLYRAGCSLRLLCPQAFSPTVWQFLAVLQEQFGSMAGSNVYLTPPNSQGFAPHYDDIEAFVLQLEGRKLWRVYRPRDPSEELALTSSPNFSQEDLGEPVLQTVLEPGDLLYFPRGFIHQAECQDGVHSLHLTLSTYQRNTWGDFLEAVLPLAVQAAVEENVEFRRGLPRDFMDYMGAQHSDSKDPRRTAFMEKVRVLVARLGHFAPVDAVADQRAKDFIHDSLPPVLTDRERALSVHGLPVRWEAGEPVNVGAQLTTETEVHMLQDGIARLVGEGGRLFLYYTVENSRVYHLEEPKCLEICPQQADAMELLLRSYPDFVRVGDLPCDSVEDQLSLAAMLYDKGLLLTKTPLVPS, encoded by the coding sequence ATGGACGGGCTCCGGAACAGCGCCGCGCTGCTGCCGAGGCGCGGGCGGGGGAGGCGCCGGCGGCAGCCGCAGCTCCGCGGCGGCTCGGTCTTGGCCCTGCCCCTGCGGCCCCGCAAGATCCGCAGGCCCCGGAGAAGCGCGGCGTCCCGCGTGGCCGCGCTGAGGGCTCGCGCGCTGCCCAGCGAGGCCTCGGACGCCAAGGTGGAGCCGGCCGCGGGCGAGCGGGAGACCTCGCGGTCGGCGGAGCCGCCGCGGCCGGTGCCGGTGCCGGTGCGCCCGGGGCCGGCTTCGGCGGCCGCCCCGCCGCGCCGCGTGGAGGGGCGGCGGGCCGCGCTCTCCCGCCCGCCGGAGCGGCCCTGGGACTCGCCGCTGCAGCAGGTGCTGGCGGAGCTGGACGGCATCCCCAGCAGCCGGAGGCGCGCCGCCCGCCTCTTCGAGTGGCTCCTGGCGCCCATGCCTCCCGACCACTTCTACCGgcgcctgtgggagcgggaggcGGTGCTGGTGCGGCGGCAGGACCCCAGCTACTACGAGGGCCTCTTCTCCACGGCCGACCTGGACTCGATGCTGCGCTCCGAGGACGTGCACTTCGGGCAGCACCTGGACGCCGCGCGCTACGTCGGCGGGAGGCGGGAGACCTTGAACCCCCCGGGCCGCGCCCTCCCCGCCGCCGCCTGGTCCCTGTACCGGGCCGGCTGCTCCTTGCGCCTTCTCTGCCCGCAAGCTTTCTCGCCCACCGTGTGGCAGTTTCTGGCTGTGCTCCAGGAACAGTTTGGCAGCATGGCGGGCTCCAACGTGTACCTCACGCCCCCCAACTCACAGGGCTTTGCTCCCCACTACGACGACATCGAGGCTTTCGTGCTGCAGCTGGAAGGTCGCAAACTCTGGCGCGTCTACCGACCGCGGGACCCCAGCGAGGAGCTCGCCCTGACATCTAGCCCCAACTTCAGCCAGGAGGACCTGGGTGAGCCGGTGTTGCAGACGGTGCTGGAACCTGGAGACCTGCTGTATTTCCCTCGGGGCTTCATTCATCAAGCTGAGTGTCAGGATGGAGTCCACTCTCTGCACCTCACCTTGTCCACGTACCAGCGCAATACGTGGGGCGACTTCCTGGAGGCCGTGCTGCCCTTGGCCGTGCAAGCAGCAGTAGAAGAAAATGTGGAGTTTCGCAGGGGTCTGCCTCGAGACTTCATGGATTACATGGGGGCCCAGCATTCAGACTCGAAGGATCCGCGAAGAACAGCTTTCATGGAAAAGGTGCGGGTCTTGGTTGCCCGCCTGGGACACTTCGCGCCCGTTGATGCTGTGGCCGACCAGAGAGCCAAAGACTTCATCCACGATTCCCTGCCCCCGGTGTTGACTGATAGGGAAAGGGCACTGAGTGTCCACGGGCTCCCGGTTCGCTGGGAGGCTGGAGAACCTGTAAATGTGGGGGCCCAGttgacaacagaaacagaagtccATATGCTTCAGGACGGCATAGCTCGGCTGGTGGGCGAGGGCGGCCGTTTGTTCCTCTATTACACGGTGGAAAACTCGCGCGTGTATCATCTGGAGGAACCCAAGTGCCTGGAAATCTGCCCTCAGCAGGCGGACGCCATGGAACTCTTGCTTCGCTCCTACCCGGACTTTGTGAGAGTAGGGGACCTGCCCTGTGACAGCGTGGAAGACCAGCTTTCCTTGGCAGCCATGTTGTATGATAAGGGGCTGCTGCTCACCAAGACGCCTCTGGTTCCGAGTTAG